A stretch of DNA from Prochlorococcus marinus str. SB:
AAGTGAAGAAAATATATTTGAGTTTTTTTGAGAAAAAAATAATTGATTATTTTCATAATTGTTTGCAGAATAACTTTCGGAAACAACAGTTCCGTGAGTTACCCCAAAAATAAAACCAAGCAAGATAGCTAAACGCATCCAAGAATATAAATTTAAGCTAATTTCCCTTAAATTAAGAATATATGATGTTGTTATTTATACTAAATAATTTTTTATCCCCCAAGATATGACATTGATGGGTGAATTTTTTGATTTTTGTCAGTTGTTTTATCTAATACTTTAAATCGATCTTCACTATAGTTATCTTCTCGGGCTTCCCAAATGCTCTTTATTTTATTTTCCAATTCAGTGAGATTAATTGGTAGAGACAACCATGGGTTTAGATTTATACCTTCATTAGAAAAAAGACACGTATAAGCATAACCATCGCTAGTTATCCTCAATCTATTACAATCTGAACAAAAAGGATTACTTATTGAAGAGATTGTACTTACAAAACTATTTGAATCACTCATGTACCATCTATTAGCAGTTTGGCCCTCCTTTCTTCCGTAGTCTTTTAATCGATGTTTCTTCTTTAATAGTCTAATAATTCTTTCAGAGAAAAAAACATCTGATGGCTGCCAATCATTAGATATCCCTACGTCCATATATTCAATGAAACGAATCTCTATAGACCTTTTTTTTGCAAAATCAACTAATTCAAAAATTTGATTATCATTAATCTCTTTTTTTATAACTGCATTTATTTTTAATTTTCCCGCCTTTGGATTAAATCCAGCATTAATTGCATGATCTATTCCTTCAAGGACAGTAAATAATTTTTCTTTGCCAATGATTTTATTTTCCTCTCCAATCATGTTTGAAAAAATATCAGGATCAATCGCATCTAAACTTACTGTTATGCGGTCTAAACCAT
This window harbors:
- a CDS encoding GTP 3',8-cyclase MoaA; the encoded protein is MEDNRKRKLKVLRLSLKQNCNFSCIYCKPENYSLDVLNIEQFKKLILVSCRLGVNSLRITGGEPLLSSQLDELLYEIKSQRLEESNPVANLQDISLTTNGYLLSKNKANELFKNGLDRITVSLDAIDPDIFSNMIGEENKIIGKEKLFTVLEGIDHAINAGFNPKAGKLKINAVIKKEINDNQIFELVDFAKKRSIEIRFIEYMDVGISNDWQPSDVFFSERIIRLLKKKHRLKDYGRKEGQTANRWYMSDSNSFVSTISSISNPFCSDCNRLRITSDGYAYTCLFSNEGINLNPWLSLPINLTELENKIKSIWEAREDNYSEDRFKVLDKTTDKNQKIHPSMSYLGG